From Bradyrhizobium diazoefficiens, the proteins below share one genomic window:
- a CDS encoding alkaline phosphatase family protein — protein MLATMTRRLRDRTVVTAAILSLMGCDVYAADANSLGGSNRNGDRTESPIKHVIVILGENRTFDHVFATYEPARPGERVDNLLSRGIVTKDGLPGPNYAKSAQFSAVVNNTYSINPSQKAPYNNTTNKVQAPGTSYAPQSCYTSVDQAALNGPGCLATLQVAAQADYGLSQQDLPLLTTGATGLPGNSPDSRILDFDNLPNGAYPLVTLAQAGETPTSLYKTYGGSPVHRFYQMWQQLDCDVAKATHHNPSGCQSDLFTFVESSVSSGSNGDPTPHALKEGAIALGFYNVAKGDAPYLTELARKYTLNDNFHQSVMGGTFANHMMIGYADALYYADDKGDPAKPDHVLVPGSNPPQYVNEVENPNPAPGTNNWYLNDGYGGGSYSNCADPGQPGVGPVVTYLNAIHVPPRCAPNAYYLLNNYVPAYIGSGATDPINNGPFTLPPVIKQRHIGDALTQADVSWAYFGERWNDFKTAPGEGTNFGALDPVAYLYCNICNPFLFSASVMTNTAQRNAHMKDTLDLYDAIAKGDLPSVSFVKPSTFNDGHPSSSRVDLFEAFTKKIVDQVKSNKELWKSTAIVITMDEGGGYYDSGYIQPVDFFGDGTRIPLLVVSKYSRGGHMSHEYGDHVSITKFIERNWHLKPLGPKTRDTLPNPVASDDNPYVPVNRPAIGDLFGNFNFADRRDDDRDDD, from the coding sequence ATGCTTGCGACAATGACACGACGTCTGCGCGATCGTACCGTGGTGACCGCAGCGATTCTGTCGCTGATGGGATGTGACGTTTATGCGGCGGACGCCAATTCGCTCGGGGGAAGTAACAGGAACGGTGATCGCACCGAGTCGCCGATCAAGCATGTGATTGTTATCCTCGGCGAAAACCGTACTTTCGATCACGTCTTCGCCACCTATGAGCCGGCGCGTCCGGGCGAGCGCGTCGACAACCTGCTCTCCAGGGGCATCGTCACCAAGGATGGCTTGCCCGGACCGAATTACGCCAAGTCGGCGCAATTCTCCGCCGTGGTCAACAACACCTACTCCATCAACCCGAGCCAGAAGGCCCCCTACAACAACACGACCAACAAGGTGCAGGCGCCGGGAACCTCCTACGCGCCGCAATCCTGCTACACGTCGGTCGATCAGGCCGCGCTCAATGGGCCCGGGTGCCTCGCCACGCTGCAAGTCGCCGCACAAGCGGATTACGGCCTCAGCCAGCAGGATCTGCCGCTGCTGACGACTGGTGCGACGGGGCTGCCCGGCAATTCGCCGGACTCGCGTATCCTGGATTTCGACAATCTGCCGAACGGAGCCTACCCGCTGGTGACCCTGGCGCAGGCCGGCGAAACCCCAACCAGCCTCTACAAGACCTATGGCGGCAGCCCGGTACACCGGTTCTACCAGATGTGGCAACAGCTTGACTGCGACGTCGCCAAGGCCACGCATCACAATCCGAGCGGCTGCCAGTCCGATCTCTTCACCTTTGTGGAATCGAGCGTTTCCTCGGGGAGCAACGGCGACCCGACGCCGCACGCCCTCAAGGAAGGTGCGATCGCGCTCGGCTTCTACAATGTCGCCAAGGGCGACGCGCCCTATCTGACCGAGCTTGCGCGCAAGTACACGCTCAACGACAATTTCCACCAGAGCGTGATGGGCGGCACTTTCGCCAATCACATGATGATCGGCTACGCCGACGCGCTCTATTATGCCGACGACAAGGGTGATCCCGCGAAGCCTGACCACGTGCTCGTCCCCGGTTCCAACCCGCCGCAATATGTCAACGAGGTCGAGAATCCGAACCCCGCGCCTGGCACGAACAACTGGTATCTCAACGACGGCTATGGCGGCGGCAGCTATTCGAACTGCGCTGATCCGGGCCAGCCAGGCGTTGGTCCGGTCGTCACCTATCTCAACGCCATCCATGTGCCGCCGCGTTGTGCGCCGAACGCCTACTATCTCCTGAACAACTACGTTCCGGCCTATATCGGCAGCGGTGCCACCGATCCGATCAACAACGGACCGTTCACGCTGCCACCTGTCATCAAGCAGCGGCATATCGGAGATGCGCTGACCCAGGCCGATGTCTCCTGGGCTTATTTTGGCGAGCGCTGGAATGACTTCAAGACCGCGCCCGGTGAAGGCACCAATTTCGGCGCGCTGGACCCCGTCGCCTATCTCTACTGCAACATCTGCAACCCGTTCCTGTTCTCCGCCTCGGTCATGACCAATACAGCGCAGCGCAATGCCCATATGAAGGATACGCTCGATCTCTACGACGCGATCGCCAAGGGCGATCTTCCTTCCGTGTCCTTCGTCAAGCCGAGCACCTTCAACGATGGTCATCCGTCGTCATCCCGCGTCGACCTGTTCGAGGCTTTCACCAAGAAGATCGTCGATCAGGTGAAGTCCAACAAGGAGCTGTGGAAGTCGACGGCCATCGTCATCACCATGGACGAGGGCGGCGGCTACTACGATTCAGGCTATATCCAGCCGGTCGACTTCTTCGGCGACGGCACGCGGATTCCGCTGCTGGTGGTGTCGAAATACTCGCGCGGCGGACACATGTCGCATGAATATGGCGATCACGTCTCGATCACCAAGTTCATCGAGCGCAATTGGCATCTGAAGCCGCTTGGGCCCAAGACGCGCGACACGTTGCCCAACCCTGTAGCCTCGGACGACAATCCCTACGTTCCCGTCAACCGGCCGGCGATCGGCGATCTCTTCGGCAATTTCAACTTCGCCGATCGTCGCGACGACGACCGCGACGATGACTGA